The genomic stretch GAAACTAATCCGGTTAACTCAGTACTTCGTTCGCGCTCCATAGTACGGGAGAGAATGCGGATGATCTCGCCCGCAACCCGTGCTTGTCTAACGCCGGAATTCGTTTTTGCCATACAGTATCGAATGCTTTCCTGAATAACGCCGGCAACTACCGGTTGTTATTTTGCAAGGTTTAACGCCATTGCTTATCGGCTGCGACAATCTGCAGGTCATTTTGACTTTGCAGAATTGCGAGCTGCTCCCGCCAAACTTCCTCGATTCGAGCACTATCGTTAGCGACGATGGCACAGACAAGCGTTGCGGTTTGCCAATGTTCGGTTTCACCCACTTCGGCAATCGATGCGCCGGTTCGGCTTTTCAGTTTATCCTTCACCGAGTGGAGAATCGATCGTTTCTCTTTCAACGAGTGAGCAAACGGAAAATGCAATTCAAATCTCGACCACCCGAGAAAACCGTCGCGTTGATTGTTTGCCATTTACTTCATGAAAGAGAGTTCTTACCGGAAAACTTTATAACCAAAGTTGCGCGGAATAAATTCCACGCTACGGACTCAGTTACAAGTGCGCGGAATAAATTCCACGCTACGGGTTTCAACTACATAACTAATTGTTCGGACAACTGGCGGGCTTCGGCAATTGTCTCATACGACTCAATGGTGTCACCGATTTTCAAGTCGTTGTAGCCATCCAATGCGATACCGCACTCGAAACCATCCTTGACTTCACGAACAGAATCCTTGAAGCGTTGGAGACTGCTAATCGAACCGGTCCAAAGCTCTTTTCCATCGCGTAGCAACCGTACTTTCATTGAACGGGTTATCACGCCACTGGTGACGTAGCAACCGGCAATCGTGCCCAACCGGGAAATCTTGAAGACTTCGCGAACAGTGACCGTACCACGCACTACTTCCTTGTAGTCAGGACGTAGTAATCCTTCCAAGGCTTTCTTGACGTCGTCAACGACTTGATAAATGACACGATAGGTGCGAATATCGACTTTCTCCCGTTCAGCAACTTCACGGGCATTCACATTCGGATGGACATGGAAACCGATGATAATCGCATGGGAAGCTGCGGCAAGCAAGACATCTGATTCGGTAATCGCTCCGACAGACTTACGAATAACATTGACTTTTACTTCAGTTCCAGATAGCTTCATCAAAGAATCTGCTAACACTTCGACCGAACCGTCGGCATCACCTTTAATTACAACATTGAGTTCGCCGAATCCACTGCCTTCCGCCTGCTGACGGCTGAATTGCTCGAGCGTCATGAGGCGCACTAGACGGTGCTGCTGCTCACGCTGTTGCTGGGTCCGACGATTCGCGATATCCTTAGCTTCCCGCTCAGAATCATATACCGTGACACGGTCACCAGCTTGCGGCAAACCGGTATTGAAACCGACAATCAGTACCGGTTGTCCCGGGTAGGCTTCGTCGCGGCGTTCGCCTCGCTCGTTCATCAACATCCGAATTTTACCGAATTGCTGTCCGGCAACAAAGGCGTCACCTACCCGCAGTGTTCCACGTTGAATCAAAATGGTTGCCATTGCGCCACGTCCCTTGTCGAGGCGTGATTCCAATACGACACCGCGGGCAGTCCCTTCAAAGGAGGCTTTAATTTCGGCT from bacterium encodes the following:
- a CDS encoding DUF503 domain-containing protein — encoded protein: MANNQRDGFLGWSRFELHFPFAHSLKEKRSILHSVKDKLKSRTGASIAEVGETEHWQTATLVCAIVANDSARIEEVWREQLAILQSQNDLQIVAADKQWR
- the infB gene encoding translation initiation factor IF-2, producing SKALKERVAPAALPEIARSRRPKSRKSVDTQAVESQLRQTLAAMSEGRRSKKRHKRVVRADGSEVLANVLRLTEFVTTAELANLLEVEVGDLIKKCIGLGILMTMNQRLDKDTIVLLCSEFGTEVEFITDEDEEEEEVEVEVGELLPRQPVVTVMGHVDHGKTTLLDYLRKTNVAAGEHGGITQHIGAYEVQIRDQKITFLDTPGHEAFTAMRARGAQITDIVVLVVAADDQVMPQTLEAIDHAKAAGVPIVIAINKIDKPNAQPEVIKRQLADRGVLIEEWGGKYQSAEIAAKKGVNIEKLLDEILIAAEIAEIKASFEGTARGVVLESRLDKGRGAMATILIQRGTLRVGDAFVAGQQFGKIRMLMNERGERRDEAYPGQPVLIVGFNTGLPQAGDRVTVYDSEREAKDIANRRTQQQREQQHRLVRLMTLEQFSRQQAEGSGFGELNVVIKGDADGSVEVLADSLMKLSGTEVKVNVIRKSVGAITESDVLLAAASHAIIIGFHVHPNVNAREVAEREKVDIRTYRVIYQVVDDVKKALEGLLRPDYKEVVRGTVTVREVFKISRLGTIAGCYVTSGVITRSMKVRLLRDGKELWTGSISSLQRFKDSVREVKDGFECGIALDGYNDLKIGDTIESYETIAEARQLSEQLVM